A genomic stretch from Methylorubrum extorquens includes:
- a CDS encoding conserved protein of unknown function (Evidence 4 : Unknown function but conserved in other organisms), with product MGYEIDLGRAGDKPGMMDLTELLATRLLVQGNSGSGKSHLLRRLLEQSAGLVQQAIIDPEGDFVTLAERYGHVVIEADGNEAELLRIAARVREHRVSVVLSLEGLDAEDQMRAAAAFLGGLFDADRSLWYPMLVVVDEVQLFAPAAAGEVSDEARRLSLGAMTNLMCRGRKRGLAGIIATQRLAKLAKNVAAEASNFLMGRTFLDIDMARAADLLGLDRRGAEMFRDLARGHFVGLGPALSKRPLPIAIGPTVTESRNAAPDLLPLPTMGEEARALIMTASAEEEARPLPAPRPKPVRAPGPDVLVQLANYRPPVRDDLPEEEPMDPAEREAAMAEILASVLADSDAAACTPATLYQDFTVRCRIRRIGGEAMGLPEFKRRLAVARAGVQGATAEGPGWERAQEIAAGLPEDLAGLFLLIARTALEGSPCPSDAALAEAYGTSSAGRARRMLGYLEERGAIVMRRDLRGAPIIAVPDLDAETGPQIGAAAVLPLRRRRP from the coding sequence ATGGGCTACGAGATCGATCTGGGTCGGGCCGGCGACAAGCCCGGGATGATGGACCTCACGGAGCTGCTGGCGACGCGCCTCCTCGTCCAGGGCAATTCCGGTTCGGGCAAATCGCACCTGCTCCGGCGCCTGCTCGAACAGAGCGCGGGCCTCGTGCAGCAGGCGATCATCGATCCCGAGGGCGATTTCGTCACGCTGGCCGAGCGCTACGGCCACGTCGTGATCGAGGCGGACGGCAACGAGGCCGAACTCCTGCGCATCGCTGCCCGCGTGCGCGAGCATCGGGTCTCCGTCGTGCTCTCGCTGGAGGGGCTCGACGCCGAGGACCAGATGCGCGCCGCCGCCGCCTTCCTCGGTGGGCTGTTCGATGCCGACCGCTCGCTCTGGTACCCGATGCTGGTGGTGGTGGACGAGGTGCAGCTCTTCGCCCCGGCCGCCGCGGGCGAGGTCTCCGACGAGGCCCGCCGCCTCTCGCTCGGCGCCATGACCAACCTGATGTGCCGCGGGCGAAAGCGCGGGCTGGCGGGCATCATCGCCACGCAGCGTCTGGCCAAGCTCGCCAAGAACGTCGCAGCGGAAGCCTCGAACTTCCTGATGGGCCGCACCTTCCTCGACATCGACATGGCGCGCGCTGCCGACCTGCTCGGCCTCGACCGCCGCGGGGCCGAGATGTTCCGCGACCTCGCCCGCGGCCATTTCGTCGGCCTCGGCCCGGCGCTCTCGAAGCGCCCGCTGCCGATCGCCATCGGTCCGACGGTGACCGAGAGCCGCAACGCCGCCCCCGACCTGCTCCCCCTGCCTACCATGGGCGAGGAGGCGCGCGCCCTGATCATGACGGCGTCGGCCGAGGAGGAGGCCCGGCCCCTGCCTGCCCCCCGGCCCAAGCCAGTGCGCGCGCCGGGCCCCGACGTGCTGGTCCAGCTCGCCAATTACCGCCCGCCGGTGCGCGACGATCTGCCGGAGGAGGAGCCGATGGACCCGGCCGAGCGCGAGGCGGCGATGGCCGAGATCCTCGCCTCGGTGCTCGCGGATTCGGACGCCGCTGCCTGCACGCCCGCCACCCTCTACCAGGATTTCACCGTCCGCTGCCGTATCCGCCGGATCGGCGGCGAGGCGATGGGCCTGCCCGAGTTCAAGCGGCGGCTCGCCGTGGCGCGGGCCGGCGTCCAGGGCGCCACCGCCGAGGGACCCGGTTGGGAGCGGGCGCAGGAGATTGCCGCCGGTCTGCCCGAGGATCTGGCCGGGCTGTTCCTGCTCATCGCCCGCACGGCGCTCGAAGGTTCGCCCTGCCCCTCCGACGCGGCGCTCGCGGAGGCCTACGGCACCTCCTCGGCGGGGCGTGCCCGGCGCATGCTGGGCTATCTGGAGGAGCGTGGCGCCATCGTCATGCGCCGGGACCTGCGCGGCGCGCCGATCATCGCCGTGCCCGATCTCGATGCCGAGACCGGCCCACAGATCGGCGCGGCTGCCGTGCTCCCGCTGCGTCGGCGGCGGCCCTGA
- a CDS encoding putative phytoene dehydrogenase (Evidence 3 : Putative function from multiple computational evidences; Product type e : enzyme) — translation MLQSREGLRTLSGRRTIVVGAGPGGLATALLLAKAGLHVTLIEKDAQVGGRTKTVEAPGGYRFDIGPTFFLYPQILADIFESCGERLEDHVRLERLDPQYNLVFEGEGGISGQIRATGDVPRLKAEIARLAPADAENVEKFFEENRTKLNYFKPVLEQPFDNILSMASPAMLAALPHLHPGRSVDRDLKRYFADPRVRLAFSFQTKYLGMSPFRCPSLFTILSFLEYEHGVYHPVGGCGAVSEAMAGLARRMGVDIRLGQSVERILFEGKRATGVVVDGETLKADAVVVNGDFAKVIRDLVPEERRPRWRDAKIGKARLSCSTYMLYLGIEGKMPESLGHHTILLAKEYERNIKEITGGTLPMEPSIYVQHAGFTDGGMAPPGHTALYVLVPVPNLKAGIDWETVGPTYRKLILERLKLLGLPDIESRIRYERVVDPRDWRDEFAVHEGATFNLAHDLMQMLWFRPHNRFGPGLYLVGGGTHPGSGLPVIYEGARISARLLIEDLAKEKAPAILADLPTTSPLATQGDPS, via the coding sequence TTGCTGCAGTCGCGGGAAGGTTTGCGTACCCTGTCGGGCCGCCGCACGATCGTCGTCGGGGCCGGCCCCGGCGGGCTTGCCACGGCGCTGCTCCTGGCCAAGGCCGGACTGCACGTCACGCTGATCGAGAAGGACGCCCAAGTCGGCGGGCGCACCAAGACCGTGGAGGCGCCGGGCGGCTACCGCTTCGATATCGGCCCGACCTTCTTCCTCTATCCGCAGATCCTCGCCGACATCTTCGAATCCTGCGGCGAGCGCCTGGAGGACCATGTCCGGCTGGAGCGGCTCGACCCGCAATACAACCTCGTCTTCGAGGGTGAGGGCGGCATTTCGGGGCAGATCCGCGCCACCGGCGACGTGCCGCGGCTGAAGGCCGAGATCGCCCGCCTCGCCCCCGCCGACGCCGAGAACGTCGAAAAGTTCTTCGAAGAGAACCGGACCAAGCTGAACTACTTCAAGCCGGTGCTGGAGCAGCCCTTCGACAACATCCTGTCGATGGCGAGCCCGGCGATGCTGGCTGCCCTGCCCCATCTCCATCCCGGCCGCAGCGTGGACCGGGATCTCAAGCGCTACTTCGCCGACCCGCGGGTGCGCCTCGCCTTCTCATTCCAGACCAAATATCTCGGGATGAGTCCCTTCCGCTGCCCGAGCCTGTTCACGATCCTCTCGTTCCTCGAATACGAGCACGGGGTCTATCACCCGGTCGGCGGCTGCGGCGCGGTCTCGGAGGCGATGGCGGGGCTGGCCCGCCGCATGGGCGTCGACATCCGCCTCGGGCAATCGGTCGAGCGGATCCTGTTCGAGGGCAAGCGCGCCACCGGCGTGGTCGTCGACGGCGAGACGCTGAAGGCCGATGCGGTGGTCGTGAACGGCGACTTCGCCAAGGTGATTCGCGATCTGGTGCCGGAGGAGCGGCGCCCGCGCTGGCGCGACGCAAAGATCGGCAAGGCGCGGCTCTCCTGCTCGACCTACATGCTCTACCTCGGCATCGAGGGCAAAATGCCCGAGAGCCTGGGCCACCACACCATCCTGCTGGCCAAGGAATACGAGCGCAACATCAAGGAGATCACCGGCGGCACGCTGCCGATGGAGCCTTCGATCTACGTGCAGCATGCCGGCTTCACCGATGGCGGCATGGCGCCGCCCGGCCATACCGCCCTCTACGTGCTGGTGCCGGTGCCGAACCTGAAGGCGGGCATCGATTGGGAGACGGTCGGCCCGACCTACCGCAAGCTGATTCTGGAGCGCTTGAAGCTCCTCGGCCTTCCCGACATCGAGAGCCGCATCCGCTACGAGCGCGTGGTCGATCCCCGCGACTGGCGCGACGAGTTCGCGGTGCACGAGGGCGCGACCTTCAACCTCGCCCACGATCTCATGCAGATGCTGTGGTTCCGGCCGCATAACCGCTTTGGACCGGGGCTCTACCTCGTCGGCGGCGGCACCCATCCGGGCTCCGGTCTTCCGGTGATCTACGAGGGCGCGCGCATCTCGGCCCGGCTCCTGATCGAGGATCTCGCCAAGGAGAAGGCGCCCGCGATCCTGGCGGACCTGCCGACGACCTCGCCGCTCGCCACGCAGGGCGATCCGAGTTGA
- a CDS encoding exported protein of unknown function (Evidence 5 : Unknown function): MRAAFLAGLAVLAALTGPARAAGLEVIVEGAEPGPGEVYVTLCQGGLSEAACPIGRSAPVRGGAERFVFTDVPAGVWAVAAFQDENGNGRLDRTGLGLPLEPYGFSGAVARRGRPDFASASFALREPGAAVRIRIARPLPRR; this comes from the coding sequence ATGCGGGCCGCGTTTCTCGCGGGCCTTGCCGTGCTGGCGGCGCTGACGGGCCCGGCGCGGGCGGCAGGCCTGGAGGTGATCGTCGAGGGGGCCGAGCCGGGGCCGGGCGAAGTCTACGTCACCCTGTGTCAGGGCGGGCTGAGCGAGGCCGCCTGTCCGATCGGCCGGAGCGCACCGGTCCGCGGCGGCGCCGAGCGCTTCGTCTTCACCGACGTGCCCGCGGGCGTCTGGGCGGTCGCCGCCTTCCAGGACGAGAACGGCAACGGCCGGCTCGACCGGACCGGGCTCGGCCTGCCGCTGGAGCCCTACGGTTTCTCCGGCGCGGTCGCGCGTCGGGGCCGGCCGGACTTTGCCAGCGCGAGCTTCGCCCTGCGCGAACCCGGCGCCGCCGTGCGGATCCGCATCGCCCGTCCCCTGCCGCGGCGCTGA
- a CDS encoding putative Copper ABC transporter (nosF-like) (Evidence 3 : Putative function from multiple computational evidences; Product type t : transporter) yields the protein MMRSDAPPLVSVEGAALAYRGRPALRGLDLTLVRGTTLALLGPNGAGKTSLIRLLAGRLAPDAGSVRILGGDPHADRATRKRIGFVPQEIALYPRLTVAENLDVFARLAGLKRGERRGAVAAAIGRCALAEVAGRLVATLSGGYQRRVNIAVSLLSEPDLILLDEPTQGVDLDARASIHTVLAGLRAGGAGLVISTHDFSEAERLADRVAILADGQIRLEGALAALMRPLEAAPPEHEAVLESPPDAAAEAALRRSGFSPLAGDARFWRADHGAAGGLDGAALLAALRTSGVPVAEIRVRRPGLETLYRDSLADRPGLESAA from the coding sequence ATGATGCGCAGCGATGCCCCGCCCCTCGTCTCCGTCGAGGGCGCTGCCCTCGCCTATCGCGGCCGTCCGGCCCTGCGCGGACTCGACCTCACCCTCGTTCGCGGCACGACGCTGGCCCTGCTCGGACCGAACGGGGCCGGCAAGACCAGCCTGATCCGCCTGCTGGCCGGGCGGCTCGCGCCCGATGCCGGAAGCGTCCGCATCCTCGGCGGCGATCCCCATGCCGACCGCGCGACCCGTAAGCGGATCGGCTTCGTGCCGCAGGAGATCGCGCTCTATCCCCGCCTCACCGTCGCGGAGAATCTCGACGTGTTCGCCCGGCTTGCCGGCCTGAAGCGCGGGGAACGCCGCGGGGCGGTCGCGGCGGCGATCGGGCGCTGTGCGCTGGCCGAGGTGGCCGGGCGGCTCGTCGCCACGCTCTCGGGCGGCTACCAGCGCCGGGTCAACATCGCCGTGAGCCTGCTCAGCGAGCCCGACCTGATCTTGCTCGACGAGCCGACGCAGGGGGTCGATCTCGACGCGCGGGCGTCGATCCACACGGTGCTGGCGGGTCTGCGCGCGGGGGGCGCCGGGCTCGTCATCAGCACCCACGATTTCTCCGAGGCCGAGCGCCTTGCCGACCGCGTCGCCATCCTCGCCGACGGACAGATCCGGCTCGAAGGCGCCCTGGCCGCGCTGATGCGCCCGCTCGAGGCCGCCCCGCCCGAGCACGAGGCGGTGCTGGAGAGCCCCCCGGACGCCGCCGCCGAGGCGGCCCTGCGGCGCTCCGGCTTCTCGCCGCTCGCGGGTGACGCACGGTTCTGGCGCGCCGACCATGGTGCGGCCGGCGGGCTCGACGGCGCGGCTCTGCTGGCCGCCCTGCGCACCTCGGGCGTGCCGGTGGCCGAGATCCGCGTGCGCCGCCCCGGCCTGGAAACCCTCTATCGGGACAGCCTCGCCGACCGTCCGGGCCTGGAGAGCGCGGCGTGA
- a CDS encoding putative membrane component of an ABC transporter (Evidence 3 : Putative function from multiple computational evidences; Product type t : transporter), with protein MIAAAFRVMWLSLVRDRAALTMAFVLPTVIFAIFAAIFSGAIGDRIRIHLGLADLAGTATTQRLVTALEAEPSLRIARLDVADEAAAVRAVRRGEVDVALVLRSDLAAPAGPDKAGTDKGSAAASQPVLLIESPSRALATPIALGQLQRALNDALPDVVLSRIVADVERSGKIGPDERAFLDEAFAEQRAKKEPFSFTRLVETRTTASGRGNERVSYYAGAIAAVFLLFAAMQGALSLVDEREGGLADRLAAGPGGLPVIVLGKFLFLLGQGVVQAGLIFSAAALLHGVDVSGHWIGWLVTSILVSAMAAGLALAACSLSATRQQAHLAATFGVLLLSAVGGSMVPRFLMPPWLQQAGWLTPNAWAIEAYQAALGEGAAAALPAWGVLAALAAVGLGVAVGVVGRRTV; from the coding sequence GTGATCGCGGCGGCATTCCGGGTGATGTGGCTCTCGCTCGTGCGCGACCGCGCGGCGCTGACCATGGCCTTCGTGCTGCCCACCGTCATCTTCGCGATTTTCGCGGCGATCTTTTCGGGCGCGATCGGCGACCGCATCCGCATCCATCTCGGGCTCGCCGACCTCGCGGGCACCGCCACCACGCAGCGCCTTGTCACGGCGCTGGAGGCCGAGCCGTCCTTGCGCATCGCGCGCCTGGACGTGGCGGACGAGGCGGCGGCCGTCCGCGCCGTGCGCCGGGGCGAGGTCGATGTGGCCCTGGTGCTGCGCAGCGACCTCGCGGCACCCGCTGGCCCCGACAAGGCAGGCACGGACAAGGGGAGCGCGGCGGCGAGCCAGCCGGTGCTGCTGATCGAGAGTCCGTCGCGGGCGCTCGCCACACCGATCGCGCTGGGCCAGCTCCAGCGTGCCCTCAACGACGCGCTGCCCGACGTGGTGCTCTCGCGCATCGTCGCGGATGTGGAGCGCTCCGGCAAGATCGGGCCGGACGAGCGCGCCTTCCTCGACGAGGCCTTCGCCGAGCAGCGGGCGAAGAAGGAGCCGTTCTCCTTCACCCGTCTCGTCGAGACCCGCACCACCGCGAGCGGGCGCGGCAACGAGCGGGTGAGCTACTACGCGGGCGCCATCGCCGCCGTGTTCCTGCTGTTCGCGGCGATGCAGGGGGCGCTCTCCCTGGTGGACGAGCGCGAGGGCGGGCTGGCCGATCGCCTCGCCGCCGGCCCCGGCGGGCTACCGGTGATCGTGCTGGGCAAATTCCTGTTCCTGCTCGGCCAGGGCGTGGTCCAGGCCGGGCTGATCTTTTCCGCCGCCGCGCTTCTGCACGGCGTCGATGTGTCCGGCCACTGGATCGGCTGGCTCGTCACCTCGATCCTCGTCTCGGCCATGGCGGCCGGCCTCGCGCTCGCCGCCTGCTCGCTCTCGGCCACACGTCAGCAGGCGCATCTGGCCGCGACCTTCGGCGTGCTGCTGCTCTCGGCGGTGGGCGGCAGCATGGTGCCCCGCTTCCTCATGCCCCCCTGGTTGCAGCAGGCCGGCTGGCTCACGCCCAACGCCTGGGCGATCGAGGCCTATCAGGCGGCCCTCGGCGAGGGCGCGGCGGCGGCGCTACCGGCCTGGGGCGTGCTGGCGGCCCTGGCGGCCGTGGGTCTGGGGGTCGCGGTCGGGGTGGTGGGCCGGAGAACGGTCTGA
- a CDS encoding putative Glutamine amidotransferase-like (Evidence 3 : Putative function from multiple computational evidences; Product type e : enzyme): MTNAMLRLLIADGNDRDGRAKREAAVGQTTSQAFASVVADLAPEAACTLVNPADAEAAIGADLAGFDGMVLTGSTLRLADDGPAVRRQLDLMRAALEAGLPVFGSCWGMQVAAAIAGGDVGENPRGPEYGFARRLTATGDGAVHPLLAGRAPAWDAPAIHLDAVVGAPSGARVLAANAMLDVQAIEIRYGRGLFWGTQYHPETDLDELAAMLRLSADAVVSAGLAADYAAVEAYAGEISDLDGSEGASRRHRAWRLGIGADVLESTQRRREIGNFLASLSTARGVE; the protein is encoded by the coding sequence ATGACGAACGCGATGCTGCGCCTGCTGATCGCCGACGGCAACGACCGCGACGGCCGTGCGAAGCGCGAGGCCGCCGTCGGCCAAACCACCTCGCAGGCCTTCGCCAGCGTCGTGGCCGATCTCGCGCCCGAGGCGGCCTGCACGCTGGTGAACCCGGCCGATGCCGAGGCCGCGATCGGGGCCGATCTCGCCGGGTTCGACGGGATGGTGCTCACCGGCTCCACCCTGCGGCTCGCCGATGACGGTCCGGCGGTGCGGCGCCAGCTCGACCTGATGCGCGCGGCGCTGGAGGCCGGGCTGCCGGTCTTCGGCTCGTGCTGGGGCATGCAGGTCGCCGCGGCGATCGCGGGCGGGGATGTCGGCGAGAACCCGCGCGGGCCGGAATACGGTTTCGCCCGGCGCCTCACGGCCACGGGTGACGGGGCCGTTCACCCGCTCTTGGCCGGTCGCGCCCCCGCCTGGGACGCACCCGCGATCCATCTCGATGCCGTCGTCGGCGCCCCGTCCGGCGCTCGGGTGCTCGCGGCGAACGCCATGCTCGACGTGCAGGCGATCGAGATCCGCTACGGGCGCGGGCTGTTCTGGGGCACGCAGTACCACCCGGAAACCGACCTCGACGAACTGGCCGCGATGCTGCGGCTGAGCGCCGACGCGGTCGTCTCCGCTGGCCTGGCCGCCGATTACGCCGCGGTCGAGGCCTATGCCGGCGAGATTTCGGATCTCGACGGGAGCGAGGGTGCCTCCCGCCGCCATCGCGCGTGGCGTCTCGGGATCGGCGCCGACGTGCTCGAATCTACGCAGCGGCGCCGGGAAATCGGCAATTTTCTCGCGTCTCTGTCCACAGCCCGCGGCGTGGAATGA
- the ctrI gene encoding phytoene desaturase (phytoene dehydrogenase) (Evidence 2a : Function from experimental evidences in other organisms; PubMedId : 14660416; Product type e : enzyme) — MSQGSSVAVVGSGLGGLASACVAAARGHRVTVYDKNDWMGGKAAVLHEGGFRFDMGPTILTVPRVLERIFAEAGRSVHDYMDLRRLDPQWRCFFDDGSRVDLIEDVDAMAASMDRFAPGQGAGDGYKKFIAVSEHLHGVSERFFFWKAVQDLFDTIDLRANMNPGTLRDVLSLRMHATVASTIRGKVKDARLAQMLDHFVQYVGSSPYGAPAVLCAIAHMQTAEGVWYPMGGTRAVAEGLMRLATELGATMKPADEVLGLDIAAGQLRGLRTRDGITPYDAVISNMDSVRTYRELVGGEVGKSYEKKSFEPACSGVVLYLGLNKRYEHLNHHDFVFSRDPEEEFDFIYRKGEPAPDPTAYLAAPSSTDPSVAPEGGEALYVLVHTPYLRPHHDWSKMFPAYRRTILEKLKRTGGMPDLEERIVVERHLTPQDIHDRYKVLNGAIYGLASHGRMMGAFKPGNRSREVRGLYLAGGAAHPGPGMPMVMMSGWIAADALDQDLRGSAEPELRKTA; from the coding sequence ATGAGCCAGGGTTCTTCGGTCGCGGTCGTCGGAAGCGGGCTCGGTGGGTTGGCCTCGGCCTGCGTGGCGGCCGCGCGCGGCCATCGCGTCACGGTCTACGACAAGAACGACTGGATGGGTGGCAAGGCCGCGGTGCTGCACGAGGGCGGTTTCCGCTTCGATATGGGGCCGACCATCCTCACCGTGCCGCGCGTGCTGGAGCGCATCTTCGCCGAGGCCGGGCGCTCGGTGCACGATTACATGGATCTGCGCCGGCTCGACCCGCAATGGCGCTGTTTCTTCGATGACGGCTCGCGCGTCGATCTGATCGAGGACGTGGACGCCATGGCCGCCTCCATGGACCGGTTCGCGCCCGGACAAGGGGCGGGTGACGGCTACAAGAAGTTCATCGCGGTCTCCGAGCATCTGCACGGCGTCTCCGAGCGGTTCTTCTTCTGGAAGGCGGTGCAGGATCTGTTCGACACGATCGACCTGCGCGCCAACATGAATCCCGGCACGCTCCGCGACGTGCTGAGCCTTCGCATGCACGCCACCGTCGCGAGCACGATCCGCGGCAAGGTCAAGGATGCGCGCCTCGCGCAGATGCTCGACCACTTCGTGCAATATGTCGGCTCCTCGCCCTACGGCGCGCCGGCCGTGCTCTGCGCCATCGCCCACATGCAGACGGCCGAAGGGGTGTGGTACCCGATGGGCGGCACCCGCGCGGTGGCGGAGGGGCTGATGCGGCTCGCCACCGAACTCGGCGCCACGATGAAGCCCGCCGACGAGGTGCTGGGCCTCGATATCGCCGCGGGCCAGCTCCGCGGCCTGCGCACCCGCGACGGCATCACGCCTTATGACGCCGTGATCTCCAACATGGATTCGGTGCGCACCTACCGCGAACTTGTCGGCGGCGAGGTCGGCAAGTCCTACGAGAAGAAGTCCTTCGAACCGGCCTGCTCCGGCGTGGTGCTCTATCTCGGCCTGAACAAGCGCTACGAGCACCTGAACCACCACGATTTCGTCTTCTCCCGCGACCCGGAGGAGGAGTTCGACTTCATCTACCGCAAGGGCGAGCCGGCCCCCGACCCGACCGCCTATCTCGCGGCGCCCTCCTCCACCGATCCGAGCGTGGCGCCCGAGGGCGGCGAGGCGCTCTACGTCCTCGTCCACACGCCGTATCTTCGGCCGCATCACGACTGGTCGAAGATGTTCCCGGCCTATCGCCGGACGATCCTGGAGAAGCTCAAGCGCACCGGCGGCATGCCGGATCTCGAGGAGCGCATCGTCGTCGAGCGCCACCTCACCCCGCAGGACATCCACGACCGCTACAAGGTGCTCAACGGCGCGATCTATGGGCTCGCCTCGCACGGGCGGATGATGGGTGCATTCAAACCCGGCAACCGCTCGCGGGAGGTGCGCGGCCTCTACCTCGCGGGCGGTGCCGCCCATCCGGGGCCGGGCATGCCGATGGTGATGATGTCGGGCTGGATCGCGGCCGACGCCCTCGATCAGGACCTGCGCGGCAGTGCAGAACCGGAGCTGCGCAAGACCGCCTGA
- a CDS encoding protein of unknown function (Evidence 5 : Unknown function), translating to MARGKPLPPERSARLWRFMAAYFDRFVRRHLNALRLARWGVPAGITGTAPLVIYANHPAWWDAAILIVAADRLFPGRESFAPIDAAMLEKYGIFRKLGAFPVDLNSARGGAQFLSAARAILAAPNRAIWITAQGRFADVRTRPLGLKPGVARLAEMAPEATFLPLAVEYAFWDERGAEAFLAFGQPLTAAELLALPRPERLARMETVLTATLDRLSADVIARDPARFETLLAGRRGVGGVYDGWRRLAAVLTGRRFEPGHRDGDSEETRTR from the coding sequence ATGGCGCGGGGCAAACCGCTTCCGCCCGAGCGCTCGGCCCGGCTCTGGCGGTTCATGGCCGCCTATTTCGACCGCTTCGTGCGGCGCCACCTGAACGCCCTGCGGCTGGCCCGCTGGGGTGTTCCGGCCGGCATCACCGGCACGGCGCCACTGGTGATCTACGCCAACCATCCAGCGTGGTGGGATGCGGCGATCCTGATCGTGGCGGCCGACCGGCTGTTTCCGGGCCGCGAGAGCTTCGCGCCGATCGATGCGGCGATGCTGGAGAAGTACGGCATCTTCCGGAAGTTGGGCGCCTTCCCCGTCGATCTCAACAGCGCGCGGGGCGGCGCACAGTTCCTGTCCGCCGCCCGCGCCATCCTGGCCGCGCCGAACCGGGCGATCTGGATCACGGCGCAAGGGCGCTTCGCCGACGTGCGAACCCGCCCGCTCGGGCTGAAGCCCGGCGTCGCGCGGCTGGCCGAAATGGCGCCCGAGGCGACCTTCCTGCCGCTGGCCGTGGAATACGCCTTCTGGGACGAGCGCGGCGCGGAAGCCTTCCTCGCCTTCGGTCAACCGCTCACCGCCGCCGAACTGCTCGCCCTGCCCCGCCCGGAGCGCCTCGCCCGGATGGAGACAGTGCTGACCGCGACCCTCGACCGGCTCTCCGCCGACGTGATCGCCCGCGATCCGGCTCGGTTCGAGACGCTGCTGGCGGGTCGGCGCGGGGTCGGCGGCGTGTATGACGGCTGGCGGCGGCTCGCGGCGGTGCTGACCGGCCGTCGCTTCGAGCCGGGCCACCGGGACGGCGATTCCGAGGAGACGCGGACCCGATGA